In Verrucomicrobiia bacterium, a single window of DNA contains:
- a CDS encoding right-handed parallel beta-helix repeat-containing protein, translated as MKAMPSLPCPAGRTPRREFLRRLGFAAASIPVLGSRFELRAEPRSAQGLDVRITDRGARTHRSDRNTVAIQAALDACHAAGGGTVRVPPGRFRTGALLLKSNVRLHLEEGAILQGSDDWQDYPAFGDGSGGRRQWGDGEWSNALLTALDATNIRIDGPGTIDGVDCTRPQGEEGFRGPHALVLRNCRDISIRDITVRRAGNYALMCFDCRDAVVAGVRVRGGHDALHTQRCERFRVVDCDFRTGDDGFAGCDNADFEILNCRINSSCNGFRLGCERLVVRDCHLWGPGEYEHKISGRTNMLGAFVHFAPRDRHPQRPSDDWLIENLTVDRAEALYLYDFERGGWMQGQPARRLHFRNIRATRLARTTRVVGDAGRQFQLTLENVSLSLHGAHLDQPVLDVDRFDTLTLRDVRLANSGAQPVLQVRHGHRVRIEGLTAVPDNSRPWRIEGVDAVEGAEP; from the coding sequence ATGAAAGCCATGCCTTCCCTGCCCTGCCCCGCCGGCCGAACCCCTCGACGCGAATTCCTGCGACGTCTCGGTTTCGCTGCCGCGTCCATCCCGGTCCTGGGTTCGCGGTTCGAACTGCGAGCCGAGCCCCGATCGGCTCAGGGCCTCGACGTGCGCATCACGGATCGCGGTGCGCGGACTCACCGGAGCGACCGGAACACCGTCGCGATTCAGGCCGCCCTGGATGCCTGTCACGCGGCCGGCGGCGGAACGGTGCGCGTGCCGCCGGGACGTTTCCGCACCGGCGCCCTCCTGCTGAAATCGAATGTGCGCCTGCATCTCGAGGAGGGCGCCATTCTTCAGGGGTCGGACGACTGGCAGGACTACCCGGCGTTCGGCGACGGGTCCGGCGGCCGGAGGCAATGGGGCGACGGCGAATGGTCCAATGCGCTGCTGACCGCGTTGGACGCGACGAATATCCGCATCGACGGGCCGGGCACGATCGATGGTGTGGACTGCACCCGTCCGCAGGGGGAGGAGGGGTTCCGCGGGCCGCACGCCCTGGTGCTGCGGAACTGCCGCGACATTTCGATCCGCGACATCACGGTCCGGCGCGCCGGGAATTATGCCCTGATGTGCTTCGACTGCCGCGATGCCGTTGTGGCAGGCGTCAGGGTGCGGGGCGGCCACGACGCCCTGCACACCCAGCGCTGTGAACGATTCCGGGTGGTGGATTGCGATTTCCGGACGGGCGACGACGGGTTTGCCGGGTGCGACAACGCGGACTTCGAGATCCTCAACTGCCGGATCAACTCGTCCTGCAACGGGTTTCGCCTGGGGTGCGAGCGACTGGTTGTCCGGGACTGCCACCTGTGGGGGCCGGGCGAGTACGAGCACAAGATCAGCGGCCGGACCAACATGCTGGGCGCCTTCGTCCATTTTGCCCCGCGCGACCGCCATCCCCAGCGGCCGAGCGACGACTGGCTCATTGAGAACCTGACGGTGGACCGGGCGGAGGCGCTGTATTTGTACGACTTCGAGCGCGGGGGCTGGATGCAGGGCCAGCCGGCGCGCCGGCTCCACTTCAGGAACATCCGGGCGACCCGGCTTGCGCGCACCACCCGTGTGGTGGGCGACGCCGGACGTCAGTTTCAACTGACCCTGGAGAACGTTTCCCTGTCGCTGCACGGGGCCCACCTCGATCAACCGGTGCTCGACGTCGACCGGTTCGACACGCTGACCCTCCGCGATGTGCGCCTGGCCAACAGCGGCGCCCAGCCGGTCCTCCAGGTCCGGCACGGCCATCGGGTGCGGATCGAGGGACTGACCGCCGTACCGGACAACAGCCGGCCGTGGCGGATCGAAGGGGTGGACGCGGTGGAAGGCGCTGAGCCGTAG